The Caldicellulosiruptor changbaiensis genome has a segment encoding these proteins:
- the pth gene encoding aminoacyl-tRNA hydrolase produces the protein MDYIIAGLGNPGERYTFTRHNAGFLAIDYLAQAFNTKVDRIKFKGLIGSFEYADKKVLLLKPMTYMNSSGDSIVEAVNFYKIKPEKLIVIYDDIAFDVGVVKMRKKGSDGGHNGVKSIIQRLGTEEFPRIRIGIGVPKEDMVKYVLSEFEDFEKQKIFKAIEKAAQGIKILLESGIDRAMNYINGDVVV, from the coding sequence TTGGATTACATCATTGCTGGGCTTGGGAATCCTGGAGAGAGATATACTTTTACACGCCACAACGCAGGTTTTTTGGCAATTGATTATTTAGCACAGGCCTTCAACACAAAAGTGGACAGAATAAAGTTCAAAGGACTTATTGGAAGTTTTGAGTATGCTGACAAGAAAGTACTTCTTTTAAAACCCATGACATACATGAACTCAAGTGGTGATAGTATTGTAGAGGCAGTAAACTTCTACAAAATAAAGCCTGAAAAGCTAATTGTCATCTACGATGACATTGCATTTGATGTTGGAGTTGTTAAGATGAGAAAAAAAGGCTCAGATGGTGGGCACAACGGTGTAAAGTCTATCATCCAGCGCCTTGGCACAGAAGAGTTTCCAAGGATTAGAATTGGCATTGGAGTGCCAAAGGAGGATATGGTAAAATATGTACTGTCAGAATTTGAAGATTTTGAGAAACAAAAGATCTTCAAAGCTATTGAAAAGGCAGCACAAGGTATTAAGATTTTACTCGAAAGTGGCATTGACAGAGCTATGAACTATATAAATGGAGATGTGGTGGTGTAG
- the mfd gene encoding transcription-repair coupling factor, whose product MLKIFEKLDEFLKVEEAILKKRLPILVTNLGEMGKALLVHAICQKFNKKVLFITHQKSKSEWEKRFKNLFDKVIVLQERENPLINSFAKSKDSEIQRAEEFVRIFEEGFDVLILSPQNLLEKYSDFKFESLILEENKELGFEEFLTTLTRYGYERVKVVEKKGQFSQKGGIVDIYPIFSKYPVRIEFFGDTIDTIRYFDVETQKSFERVSNVKIYKACEWDLSIDFSDGIKKIVADFKKLQNKLKGDARKNLEESFKDVVDGLDLKIDRLYPYYYQKFSSIFDIFNDCLVIIDEYNQVYGGLKTFEEQTEDLYKDLLEKGYVLPKMAECYFKVYDILEKLSSSIILQTFAQSIKEIQVKDIFSFNNLREIPSYNGQKELLIEDIKYYQSKGYLINVFAGSETSLEDLKSELEKSRIEFNKTDEVLTDRQGVYLLPRSIEKGIEIQNLKWVCLSFFNVEKKKGRDVKKRPKSKKEAFYTIEDLKYGSYVVHRTYGIGRFLGFEKITVEGVTKEYLKLEYANGSYLYVPTTNLDVIEKYIGTDDSEPKLSKLGTLDWQKQKQKVRKSLEVVAKDIVELYAKRQLKKGFKFSPDTIWQKEFEEKFPYTETEGQLQAIEEIKKDMESEKPMDRILCGDVGYGKTEVAMRAAFKAVMDSKQVAVLVPTTILAQQHYMTFVQRMKDFPITIEVLSRLKSESQQKKILRGLKDGTIDIIIGTHRLLSNDVKFKDLGLLIIDEEHKFGVEHKEKIKKLKENVDVLTLTATPIPRTLNMALLGIRDLSVIEDPPEDRFPVQTFVMEYNEKVIKEAILKEVSRGGQVFYLYNRVKGIEEVVNRLQTLLVEDVKIAYAHGQMDERQLEEVLIDFINGKYDVLVCTTIIESGVDMPNVNTLIVEDADRLGLAQLYQLRGRVGRSNKLAYAYFTFRKDKVLSEEAAKRLSAIKEFTELGSGFKIAMRDLEIRGAGSIVGKLQHGHINAVGYDMYIRLLSEEIRRLKGEDIQPEIEPQIDIKINAYISSEYIDDDKERINMYKKISSIDTKEDVQEIYDELIDRFGDIPKEVDNLIKIAYIKFLCKKLGILSISQNDSEKVKLQFVAQENIPLIKTLFCEKGILYSEGKDGTLIFSLSKDSLDFLVNLLEDLAEKVC is encoded by the coding sequence TTGCTTAAAATTTTTGAAAAACTTGATGAATTTTTGAAAGTTGAGGAAGCAATTTTAAAAAAGCGCCTTCCCATACTTGTCACAAACCTTGGCGAAATGGGGAAGGCCCTCTTGGTCCATGCAATATGTCAAAAATTTAACAAAAAGGTTCTCTTTATAACGCATCAAAAAAGCAAAAGTGAGTGGGAAAAGAGGTTTAAAAATCTTTTTGACAAGGTAATAGTTTTACAAGAGAGAGAAAATCCTCTTATAAACTCATTTGCAAAGAGCAAGGACTCTGAGATCCAAAGGGCGGAGGAGTTTGTCAGAATTTTTGAAGAAGGATTTGATGTGCTTATTTTAAGCCCTCAAAATTTGCTTGAAAAGTATTCTGATTTTAAGTTTGAGTCTCTCATCCTTGAAGAGAACAAGGAGTTAGGCTTTGAGGAATTTTTAACCACACTTACAAGGTATGGTTATGAAAGAGTTAAGGTTGTTGAGAAAAAAGGTCAATTTTCTCAAAAAGGTGGAATAGTAGATATATACCCTATTTTCAGCAAATACCCTGTTAGAATAGAATTCTTTGGTGATACAATTGACACTATAAGGTATTTTGATGTTGAGACTCAAAAGTCGTTTGAAAGGGTCTCTAATGTAAAGATTTATAAAGCTTGTGAATGGGATTTAAGTATTGACTTTTCGGATGGTATTAAAAAGATAGTAGCAGATTTTAAAAAACTTCAAAACAAACTCAAAGGCGATGCAAGAAAAAACTTGGAAGAGAGTTTCAAGGATGTAGTGGATGGGCTTGATTTAAAAATTGACAGACTATATCCCTACTATTACCAAAAGTTTAGCTCCATTTTTGATATTTTCAATGATTGCCTTGTTATAATTGACGAGTATAATCAGGTTTACGGCGGCTTGAAAACTTTTGAAGAGCAGACTGAAGATCTTTACAAAGACCTTTTAGAAAAAGGATATGTTCTGCCAAAAATGGCAGAGTGCTATTTCAAAGTCTATGACATATTGGAAAAACTTTCCTCTTCAATTATCCTTCAAACGTTTGCACAAAGCATAAAAGAGATTCAAGTAAAAGATATCTTTTCTTTTAATAATCTCCGGGAGATTCCTTCATACAATGGTCAAAAAGAACTTTTAATAGAGGATATAAAGTATTACCAGTCAAAGGGTTATTTGATAAATGTCTTTGCTGGAAGTGAGACTTCACTTGAGGATTTAAAATCAGAACTTGAAAAGAGTAGAATAGAGTTTAACAAGACAGATGAAGTTTTAACAGATAGACAGGGAGTTTATCTTCTTCCACGGTCGATTGAAAAAGGGATTGAAATACAAAACTTAAAATGGGTTTGTCTTAGCTTTTTCAATGTTGAAAAGAAGAAAGGAAGAGATGTCAAAAAAAGACCAAAGTCAAAAAAGGAAGCATTTTATACAATTGAAGACTTAAAGTACGGAAGCTATGTTGTTCATAGGACATATGGTATAGGAAGATTTTTGGGATTTGAGAAGATAACTGTTGAGGGTGTGACAAAGGAATATTTAAAGCTTGAATATGCCAATGGTTCTTATTTATATGTACCAACTACAAACTTAGATGTAATTGAAAAGTATATAGGTACTGATGATTCAGAACCCAAACTCTCAAAGCTTGGAACTTTAGATTGGCAAAAACAAAAACAAAAGGTTAGAAAATCCCTTGAGGTTGTGGCAAAAGACATAGTTGAGCTGTATGCAAAGAGGCAGCTCAAAAAAGGGTTTAAGTTCTCACCTGACACCATTTGGCAAAAAGAGTTTGAGGAAAAGTTTCCATACACCGAAACAGAAGGTCAGCTTCAGGCAATTGAGGAGATTAAAAAGGACATGGAAAGCGAAAAGCCTATGGACAGGATACTTTGTGGTGATGTTGGATATGGCAAGACAGAGGTTGCAATGCGCGCAGCATTTAAAGCTGTGATGGACTCAAAGCAGGTAGCGGTGCTTGTTCCAACTACAATCTTGGCTCAGCAGCACTATATGACATTTGTACAACGGATGAAGGATTTTCCAATAACAATTGAAGTACTTTCGCGTTTAAAAAGTGAGAGCCAGCAAAAGAAGATATTAAGAGGGTTAAAAGACGGTACAATTGATATAATTATTGGAACTCATAGACTTTTATCAAATGATGTAAAGTTTAAAGACTTAGGGCTTTTGATTATTGACGAGGAGCACAAATTTGGAGTTGAACACAAGGAAAAGATAAAAAAGTTGAAAGAAAATGTGGACGTTTTGACTCTTACAGCAACACCAATTCCAAGAACACTCAATATGGCGCTGTTGGGCATAAGAGATTTGAGTGTCATTGAAGACCCTCCAGAGGATAGGTTTCCTGTGCAGACTTTTGTCATGGAGTACAATGAAAAGGTGATAAAAGAAGCTATCTTAAAAGAGGTTTCAAGAGGAGGTCAAGTATTTTACCTTTACAACAGGGTAAAAGGTATAGAAGAAGTGGTAAATAGGCTTCAAACACTTTTAGTGGAAGACGTCAAGATTGCATATGCGCATGGCCAGATGGATGAAAGACAGTTAGAAGAGGTGCTTATTGACTTTATAAACGGCAAATATGACGTACTTGTCTGCACAACAATAATTGAATCAGGTGTTGATATGCCAAACGTCAATACACTCATTGTGGAGGATGCAGACAGACTTGGTCTTGCCCAGCTTTACCAGCTTCGCGGAAGGGTTGGGCGTTCAAACAAGCTTGCGTATGCATATTTCACATTCAGAAAAGACAAAGTACTTTCTGAGGAGGCTGCAAAGAGACTTTCTGCTATAAAGGAGTTTACAGAGCTTGGCTCAGGTTTTAAGATTGCAATGAGAGACCTTGAAATAAGAGGTGCAGGCTCGATTGTGGGGAAGCTCCAGCATGGGCACATTAATGCTGTTGGTTATGACATGTATATAAGACTTTTGTCAGAAGAAATAAGAAGGCTCAAAGGAGAAGATATCCAGCCGGAGATTGAGCCGCAGATAGATATAAAGATAAATGCTTATATTAGTAGTGAATACATCGACGATGACAAGGAAAGAATTAACATGTACAAGAAGATTTCTTCTATTGATACAAAAGAAGATGTTCAAGAAATCTATGATGAGCTTATTGATCGATTTGGAGATATTCCAAAAGAGGTTGACAACCTCATAAAAATTGCTTATATTAAGTTTCTCTGCAAAAAATTAGGAATTCTCTCTATTTCACAAAACGATAGCGAAAAGGTTAAGTTGCAATTTGTGGCCCAGGAAAATATTCCTTTGATCAAGACCTTGTTTTGTGAAAAAGGTATTTTGTACAGCGAAGGTAAAGATGGCACATTGATATTTTCTTTGTCGAAAGATTCTTTGGACTTTTTAGTAAATCTTTTGGAAGATTTAGCTGAAAAAGTTTGCTGA
- a CDS encoding peptidylprolyl isomerase yields MTKKTKIAIFASVAVVLLIILIAITPEIVKYIDENRAVAIVNGEKITKKEFSINYKSQIDYYGLDKAFLAQKVGSKTYEEQIKENVLDGLIVRQIEFQQAKKRNITLTAQEKKAIEDQINQYKNDSQNGLQFKQYLQTIGATEDEYKDQIIKSQIVSKLFDELTKNQTASMSEIENYYNSHKSDYIQVKASHILFKVSDSKEEATKKKKAEEVLQMIKSGQNFEKLAKKYSEDENTRQKGGDLGYFRKGEMVKEFEDVAFSLGIGEISGIVKTSYGFHIIKVTDRKQLALNDVKDEIKSTIETQKKQQYFQSLLEKWKKEAKIKKFENVLKSVSI; encoded by the coding sequence ATGACCAAGAAAACAAAGATTGCAATTTTTGCATCTGTAGCAGTTGTGCTACTGATAATCCTCATTGCCATAACCCCAGAGATAGTAAAGTACATTGATGAAAACAGAGCTGTTGCCATTGTAAATGGCGAGAAGATTACAAAAAAAGAGTTTTCTATTAACTACAAATCTCAAATTGATTACTATGGACTTGACAAAGCTTTTTTGGCGCAGAAGGTTGGCAGCAAGACTTATGAGGAGCAGATAAAGGAGAATGTACTCGATGGTCTTATCGTAAGACAGATTGAATTTCAGCAGGCTAAAAAAAGAAATATAACATTAACTGCTCAGGAGAAAAAGGCAATAGAAGACCAAATTAACCAGTACAAAAATGACTCACAAAACGGATTGCAGTTTAAACAATATCTTCAAACTATTGGTGCAACAGAGGATGAGTACAAAGACCAGATTATAAAATCCCAGATTGTTTCAAAGCTTTTTGATGAGCTAACAAAAAATCAAACAGCCTCTATGTCTGAGATAGAAAACTACTATAATTCACATAAGTCTGATTATATCCAGGTAAAGGCAAGTCATATTCTATTTAAAGTTTCAGACTCAAAGGAGGAAGCTACAAAAAAGAAAAAAGCAGAAGAAGTTTTGCAGATGATTAAAAGTGGCCAGAACTTTGAAAAACTTGCTAAAAAGTACTCTGAGGATGAGAACACAAGACAAAAAGGAGGAGACCTTGGGTATTTTAGAAAAGGTGAAATGGTAAAAGAATTCGAAGATGTAGCATTTTCTCTTGGCATTGGGGAGATAAGTGGAATTGTCAAGACAAGCTATGGGTTTCACATTATAAAGGTGACAGATAGAAAACAGCTTGCTTTGAACGATGTAAAGGACGAGATAAAATCAACAATAGAAACTCAGAAAAAACAACAATATTTCCAAAGCTTGCTTGAAAAGTGGAAAAAAGAAGCAAAGATAAAGAAGTTTGAAAATGTCCTAAAGAGTGTTTCTATATAA
- the tilS gene encoding tRNA lysidine(34) synthetase TilS, giving the protein MDFLEKVRWTIEKHNMLKKGDKVLIGCSGGIDSMVLLDCIYRLKDEYELDITVAHLNHMLRQEAKEDEQFVIDACKRYNIKCITRSIDVRKIKEERKLSEEEAGRLARYNFFYELVNSLGLSKILLGHNKNDVVETFFLNLFRGSGLDGLASIPPVRDIVARPLIYMSREEIEEYAKENGIKYVIDKTNFSSKYKRNVVRNEILPVVKEKFGDGVIDTIFRTINIIRDENIQINELVEDAFNECVRKEDFYYVLDIKHVITLQPFLQRRLVKRTLKEFDMPISVEIVEDVLKLFSLPSGKKKVFDDLIVEKQNEAIVFYKKAEEKTFCFEIPLKEEYDIRYRNFEFKFKVTNEKEKEDSIYIDAEQIVDGKLFFRTRRDGDFIQLKVGKKKLKEWFIDKKIPKRWRDNIPLLTKDSEVIVIFDIYSNAVTINQKYKVKPQTRQFLKIKFTKLEGV; this is encoded by the coding sequence GTGGACTTTTTAGAAAAGGTAAGATGGACAATTGAAAAACATAACATGCTCAAAAAAGGCGACAAGGTTTTAATAGGCTGTTCTGGTGGAATCGATTCAATGGTTCTTTTGGATTGTATTTACAGATTAAAGGATGAGTATGAACTTGATATTACCGTTGCGCACCTTAACCATATGCTAAGACAAGAGGCAAAGGAGGATGAACAATTTGTAATTGATGCTTGTAAGAGGTATAATATTAAATGTATAACAAGGTCAATTGATGTTAGAAAAATCAAAGAAGAACGAAAACTTTCAGAAGAAGAAGCGGGAAGACTTGCAAGGTACAATTTTTTTTATGAACTTGTAAATAGTTTAGGACTCAGCAAGATTTTATTAGGACATAATAAAAATGATGTTGTTGAAACCTTCTTTTTGAATCTATTCAGAGGAAGTGGACTTGATGGTCTTGCATCAATCCCACCTGTGCGCGATATTGTTGCAAGACCACTTATATATATGTCAAGAGAAGAGATTGAAGAGTATGCGAAAGAAAATGGCATAAAGTATGTCATAGATAAGACAAACTTTTCTTCAAAGTATAAGCGAAATGTCGTAAGAAACGAGATTTTACCAGTCGTGAAAGAAAAATTTGGAGACGGAGTAATTGATACTATTTTCAGGACAATAAATATAATAAGAGATGAAAATATCCAGATAAATGAACTTGTTGAAGACGCTTTTAATGAGTGTGTCAGGAAAGAAGATTTTTACTATGTCCTTGACATAAAACACGTAATCACCTTACAACCTTTTTTACAGAGAAGACTTGTAAAAAGGACTCTCAAAGAGTTTGACATGCCAATTTCAGTTGAGATAGTTGAAGACGTATTAAAGCTCTTTTCACTTCCTTCTGGTAAAAAGAAGGTATTTGATGATTTGATTGTTGAGAAGCAAAATGAAGCTATTGTATTTTACAAAAAGGCAGAGGAGAAAACCTTTTGCTTTGAAATTCCATTAAAAGAGGAGTATGATATAAGATATAGAAATTTTGAATTCAAATTTAAAGTTACAAATGAAAAGGAAAAAGAAGATAGCATTTATATTGATGCTGAACAAATAGTTGATGGGAAACTATTTTTCAGAACAAGAAGAGATGGTGATTTTATACAGCTAAAAGTGGGTAAGAAAAAACTAAAAGAATGGTTTATTGATAAAAAGATTCCGAAGCGTTGGCGAGATAATATTCCACTTCTTACCAAAGACAGTGAAGTAATTGTCATATTTGATATATATTCAAATGCAGTAACAATAAATCAAAAATATAAAGTAAAACCACAAACAAGGCAATTTTTAAAGATAAAATTCACAAAACTGGAAGGAGTTTGA
- the hpt gene encoding hypoxanthine phosphoribosyltransferase, whose translation MKDITMKVKEILITEEQIRQKVKELGQKISEDYKDSDDFLMVCILKGGVVFMADLLRQITIPVKIEFMAVSSYGNSTSSSGIVRILKDLDTSIEGKDVLLVEDIVDTGLTLKYITEYLKGRRPRSLRICTMLDKPSRRKVDVEIHYKGFEIPDKFVIGYGLDYAGLYRNLPYIGVLE comes from the coding sequence GTGAAAGACATAACAATGAAAGTAAAAGAGATTTTGATAACAGAAGAGCAGATTCGTCAAAAAGTAAAAGAGCTTGGTCAGAAAATATCTGAGGACTATAAAGACAGTGATGATTTCTTGATGGTGTGCATATTAAAAGGCGGAGTTGTGTTCATGGCAGATTTGCTGAGGCAAATAACAATTCCTGTTAAGATAGAATTCATGGCTGTTTCCAGCTATGGTAATTCAACCTCTTCGTCAGGGATTGTCAGAATACTAAAAGACCTTGATACAAGTATTGAAGGGAAAGATGTTCTACTTGTTGAGGACATTGTTGACACAGGCCTTACTCTAAAATACATCACAGAATACTTAAAAGGGAGAAGACCCCGAAGCCTCAGGATTTGCACAATGCTTGACAAACCAAGCAGAAGGAAGGTTGATGTGGAGATACATTATAAAGGGTTTGAGATACCAGACAAGTTTGTTATAGGGTATGGTCTGGATTATGCAGGTCTTTATAGGAATCTACCTTATATTGGTGTTTTAGAGTGA
- the ftsH gene encoding ATP-dependent zinc metalloprotease FtsH — MRNLFKTATIYILIALVILLLVDILSGGLSYNQLWNMSEKRNVIYSELINDINDGKVSRIILSYNNVSGQYKDGTKFDNVFVPSPDKFLDQIQPAIESKQIEIVTKEPPQVPWWLSTFLPMLIFAGLMIFVWIFMLQQTQGGGSKIMSFTKSRAKTIQDLKKKVTFADVAGADEEKEELKEVIDFLKNPRKYIELGARIPKGILLVGPPGTGKTLLAKAVAGEAGVPFFSISGSDFVEMFVGVGAARVRDLFDQAKRNAPCVVFIDEIDAVGRHRGAGLGGGHDEREQTLNQLLVEMDGFGTNEGIIVMAATNRPDILDPALLRPGRFDRQIVVNIPDAKAREEILKVHARNKPLGSDVDLSQIAKITAGFTGADLENLLNEAALLAARKGKKQINMEEVQEAVAKVLMGPEKRSRVYTEKEKKLTAYHEAGHAIVRTMIPDAEPVHEVSIIPRGYAGGYTMYLPKEDKFYASKSDMMREIITLLGGRVAEKLVLEDVSTGASSDIKRATKIARDMVTKYGMSDKLGPMTFGTEQEEVFLGRDLALARNYSEEVAAEIDREIKSIIEEAYKKAEEILKQNIDKLHKVANALLEKEKLTGEEFRKLVFEDAQPQPA, encoded by the coding sequence TTGAGGAACTTATTCAAAACAGCAACAATTTACATTTTAATTGCTCTGGTAATTTTATTGCTGGTTGATATTTTAAGTGGTGGACTTAGTTACAACCAGCTTTGGAATATGAGTGAAAAGAGAAACGTCATTTACTCAGAGCTGATAAACGACATCAATGATGGAAAAGTCTCACGGATAATACTTAGCTATAACAATGTCTCTGGCCAGTATAAGGATGGAACAAAGTTTGACAATGTGTTTGTGCCGTCACCTGACAAGTTTTTAGACCAGATACAGCCAGCAATTGAATCAAAGCAGATAGAGATTGTGACAAAAGAACCTCCTCAGGTTCCATGGTGGCTATCAACGTTTTTACCAATGTTGATTTTTGCGGGACTTATGATTTTTGTATGGATCTTCATGCTCCAGCAGACACAAGGCGGCGGCAGTAAAATAATGTCTTTTACAAAGTCAAGAGCAAAGACCATTCAGGACTTAAAAAAGAAAGTCACATTTGCTGATGTTGCAGGAGCTGATGAAGAAAAGGAAGAGTTAAAAGAGGTTATAGATTTTCTCAAAAATCCGAGAAAGTATATAGAGCTTGGTGCAAGGATTCCAAAAGGTATTTTGCTTGTTGGACCGCCTGGCACAGGTAAAACACTTTTAGCAAAGGCTGTTGCGGGTGAGGCAGGTGTTCCGTTTTTCAGTATATCTGGTTCTGACTTTGTTGAAATGTTTGTTGGTGTTGGTGCTGCAAGGGTAAGAGACTTATTTGACCAGGCAAAGAGAAATGCACCTTGTGTTGTATTTATAGATGAGATAGACGCAGTTGGTCGTCACAGAGGAGCAGGGCTTGGCGGAGGCCATGACGAAAGAGAGCAAACCTTAAACCAGCTTCTTGTTGAGATGGATGGTTTTGGAACAAATGAGGGAATAATTGTCATGGCGGCAACAAATAGACCGGACATATTAGACCCTGCGCTTTTGCGACCTGGTAGATTTGACAGGCAGATTGTTGTAAACATTCCAGATGCAAAGGCAAGAGAAGAGATTTTAAAGGTCCACGCGAGAAACAAACCACTCGGGTCTGATGTTGACCTTTCTCAAATAGCAAAGATAACAGCAGGCTTTACAGGTGCAGACCTTGAGAACCTTTTAAATGAAGCTGCGCTTTTGGCTGCGCGAAAAGGCAAAAAACAAATCAATATGGAAGAAGTTCAAGAGGCTGTTGCAAAGGTTTTGATGGGCCCTGAAAAGAGAAGCAGAGTGTACACAGAAAAAGAAAAGAAACTCACTGCATACCATGAAGCAGGTCATGCTATTGTAAGAACCATGATTCCTGACGCAGAGCCTGTTCATGAAGTTTCAATTATACCACGAGGATATGCTGGCGGGTATACAATGTATCTGCCCAAAGAGGATAAGTTCTATGCATCAAAGTCTGATATGATGAGAGAGATTATTACTCTTCTTGGTGGAAGAGTAGCAGAGAAACTTGTTTTGGAGGATGTATCAACTGGAGCATCGTCAGACATAAAGCGTGCAACCAAGATTGCAAGGGATATGGTTACAAAGTATGGCATGTCTGATAAACTTGGTCCTATGACATTTGGGACAGAGCAGGAAGAAGTATTTTTAGGCAGAGACCTTGCACTTGCAAGAAATTACTCTGAAGAGGTTGCAGCTGAGATAGATAGAGAAATCAAGAGTATAATTGAAGAGGCTTATAAAAAAGCTGAGGAGATACTAAAACAAAACATTGACAAACTACACAAGGTGGCGAATGCACTTTTAGAGAAGGAAAAGCTGACAGGCGAAGAGTTCAGAAAGCTTGTATTCGAAGATGCACAGCCACAACCTGCGTAA
- the glnA gene encoding type I glutamate--ammonia ligase, with amino-acid sequence MKNYTKEDIIRICKEQDVKFIRLQFVDIFGILKNVAVPVEQLEAVLNNEVMFDGSSIEGFVRIQESDMYLRPDLNTFTIFPWRPTPNKVARLICDVYLPDGTPFPGCPRGVLKKMLKKAEEMGFKFYVGPEIEFFLFLTDENGNPTLQTHDKGGYFDLAPVDLGEDARRDMVLTLEEMGFEIEASHHEVAPGQHEIDFKYDDALYTADNVVTFKLVVKTIAQRHGLHATFMPKPIFGINGSGMHTNMSLARVSDGKNAFLDPNDKLQLSKEAYYFIGGLMKHAREFALVTNPLVNSYKRLVPGYEAPVYIAWSPRNRSPLIRVPAKRGQATRVELRCPDPSANPYLAFAAVLAAGLDGIKNKIEPPEPIEENIFIMSDEERAKRGIGSLPGSLEEAIKEFENSQLMRETLGDHIFEKYLEAKKLEWDDYRTKVHQWEIDSYLTKY; translated from the coding sequence ATGAAGAACTACACCAAGGAAGACATTATTCGCATCTGCAAAGAGCAGGATGTTAAATTTATCAGACTCCAGTTTGTAGACATTTTCGGTATTTTAAAGAACGTTGCTGTTCCAGTTGAGCAACTGGAAGCTGTACTGAACAATGAGGTTATGTTTGACGGCTCATCAATTGAAGGGTTTGTAAGAATTCAAGAATCAGACATGTATTTAAGACCAGACCTAAATACATTTACAATCTTTCCATGGAGACCAACACCAAACAAGGTCGCAAGACTTATTTGTGATGTATATCTACCAGATGGTACACCATTCCCTGGCTGTCCACGTGGTGTTTTGAAGAAGATGCTCAAAAAAGCAGAGGAAATGGGCTTTAAATTCTATGTTGGTCCAGAGATTGAGTTCTTCTTGTTCTTGACAGACGAAAATGGCAATCCAACCTTGCAGACACATGACAAAGGCGGATACTTCGATTTGGCCCCGGTTGATTTAGGCGAGGATGCAAGAAGAGATATGGTTTTGACATTAGAGGAAATGGGATTTGAGATAGAGGCATCTCACCATGAAGTTGCACCTGGCCAGCACGAGATTGACTTCAAATATGATGACGCACTCTACACAGCTGACAACGTTGTTACATTTAAACTTGTTGTAAAGACAATTGCACAAAGACATGGGCTTCATGCAACATTCATGCCAAAGCCAATATTTGGTATTAACGGTTCTGGTATGCACACAAATATGTCTCTTGCAAGGGTTTCTGATGGTAAGAATGCGTTCTTGGACCCAAATGACAAGCTTCAACTTTCAAAAGAAGCATACTATTTCATTGGTGGTCTTATGAAACACGCAAGAGAGTTTGCACTTGTTACAAATCCGCTTGTAAATTCATACAAGAGACTTGTGCCAGGTTATGAAGCTCCTGTTTACATTGCATGGTCACCAAGAAACAGAAGCCCACTTATAAGAGTTCCTGCAAAGAGAGGTCAAGCAACAAGAGTTGAGCTGAGATGTCCAGACCCATCAGCAAATCCATACCTTGCATTTGCAGCAGTTTTAGCAGCAGGGCTTGATGGAATAAAGAATAAGATTGAGCCACCAGAGCCAATTGAAGAGAACATCTTTATTATGAGCGATGAAGAAAGGGCAAAGCGTGGCATTGGCAGCCTGCCAGGAAGCCTTGAGGAGGCAATTAAAGAGTTTGAGAATAGCCAGCTCATGAGAGAGACTCTTGGCGACCATATATTTGAGAAGTACTTAGAAGCAAAGAAGCTTGAATGGGATGACTACAGAACAAAGGTACATCAATGGGAGATTGACTCATACCTCACAAAGTACTAA
- a CDS encoding sporulation transcriptional regulator SpoIIID yields the protein MKEDIEKRAVLAAELLIRYNSTVRKVAKVLGVSKSTVHNDLTYRLNKINKWLYKQVRAILEKNKQERHIRGGEATKKKYSAKKEQLVSKNSGII from the coding sequence TTGAAAGAAGATATAGAAAAAAGAGCAGTTTTGGCAGCTGAACTTTTGATTAGGTACAATTCAACTGTTAGAAAGGTTGCTAAGGTCTTAGGTGTGTCAAAGTCAACAGTCCACAATGACCTTACCTACCGCCTTAATAAAATAAACAAATGGCTTTATAAGCAGGTAAGAGCAATTCTTGAGAAGAACAAGCAAGAAAGACATATTCGTGGTGGTGAAGCGACAAAGAAGAAATATTCTGCAAAAAAAGAGCAGCTTGTCTCAAAAAATAGTGGTATAATATAA